In one Aricia agestis chromosome 5, ilAriAges1.1, whole genome shotgun sequence genomic region, the following are encoded:
- the LOC121727176 gene encoding STAM-binding protein-like A: protein MDIANMQSAEKRNKTVDLGSWEPAARVKQLANYGAMVEVDPNVPPRRYYRSGLEMVRMANVYLAEGSLENAYILYMKFMTLFLEKIRKHPEYTSVPTDVKAVNQAKLKEVMPKAEKLKQKLLDVYAKEHTLYKQNEAQRKLAEVARLKQEQEDAKLAKRLQDDETRRDGDSRPHLLHAEDWAVTPSAPPVDGVMYPDDFAPETPRPPAHNYQPVPPLIPPSRPHHSGGMGGVGGGAGLRSVRVPGTLPPRFLALAAPATAAGIELCGILAGILERGELKVTTVIVPKQSGTPDSCATNNEEEIFHYQDQHNLITLGWIHTHPTQTAFLSSVDLHTQCSYQLMMPEAIAIVCAPKYNETGYFALTPEYGMQYIAACRQSGFHPHPNDPPLFYDVKHIRLEENAPIQIVDLRR from the exons ATGGATATCGCGAACATGCAGTCAGCCGAAAAGCGTAACAAAACAGTGGATCTTGGATCATGGGAACCAGCAGCCAGAGTAAAACAACTCGCAAATTATGGTGCTATGGTCGAAGTAGATCCCAATGTACCACCAAGACG ATATTACCGCTCTGGGCTAGAAATGGTCAGGATGGCAAATGTGTATTTAGCAGAGGGAAGTCTCGAAAATGCCTACATATTGTATATGAAATTCATGACATTATTTTTGGAGAAAATACGGAAACATCCTGAGTACACATCAGTACCGACTGATGTGAAAGCTGTGAACCAAGCCAAGCTGAAGGAAGTTATGCCAAAAGCTGAGAAATTAAAACAGAAACTGTTGGACGTATATGCCAAAGAGCATACATTGTACAAACAGAatgag GCACAAAGAAAATTAGCTGAAGTAGCAAGGTTAAAACAAGAGCAGGAAGACGCAAAACTGGCAAAGAGACTACAAGATGATGAAACTAGGAGAGATGGTGACTCAAGGCCTCATTTACTTCATGCG GAGGATTGGGCAGTAACACCCTCAGCACCTCCAGTAGACGGTGTGATGTATCCTGATGACTTTGCCCCGGAGACACCACGGCCGCCTGCACACAACTACCAGCCTGTTCCACCCCTAATCCCACCATCAAGACCACATCA taGCGGTGGCATGGGCGGcgtgggcggcggcgcggggctGCGGTCGGTGCGGGTGCCGGGCACGCTGCCGCCGCGGTTCCTGGCGCTCGCCGCGCCCGCCACCGCCGCTGGCATCGAGCTGTGCGGGATACTGGCTGGCATATTG GAGCGCGGCGAGCTGAAGGTGACGACTGTGATCGTGCCGAAGCAGTCGGGCACGCCGGACTCGTGCGCCACCAACAACGAGGAGGAAATCTTCCACTACCAGGACCAACATAACCTCATTACCTTGGGATGGATACAT ACTCACCCGACGCAGACGGCGTTCCTGTCGTCAGTGGACCTCCACACACAGTGCTCCTACCAGCTCATGATGCCAgaagccatcgccattgtgtgtGCGCCCAAATACAACGA GACGGGTTACTTCGCCCTAACTCCGGAGTACGGGATGCAGTACATCGCCGCCTGCCGCCAGTCCGGCTTCCACCCACATCCTAATGACCCCCCGCTATTCTAT GATGTTAAGCACATTAGATTAGAAGAAAACGCACCTATCCAGATAGTGGATCTACGAAGATGA
- the LOC121727094 gene encoding xaa-Pro aminopeptidase 1-like → MPSTTPKPVNVSQVPITIIMNQEPPSAGPAPQVCAEANAVDTPLGRLRQAMRNISYTQMNAFFDAFIIFYSDEHLSEEPAAAERRLEWVSGWDGAGTAAVLADGGAAIWVAAGDVRRARDALTCAWLVIDADDPSQPTITEWIAERPSRNGRVGGDARLTSIGEWQTLTTSLQREGLQLTHVPTLVDQLWNDETDPARRRPEFTRKVADLHHVEYTGMSWREKVWAVRNELREIGVDAMVVTALDEVAWLLNIRGKDIPFAPLFKAFVIISTRDIRVYAPPGKLSMPVRDELAVYNCFANSNNCTKVNEYTTIYADLRRATESKILIPIGGTFQRGASAAIALSVPQAKRVPQASPIIYLKAQKNQAEIKGMKRAHLRDAVAMCTVLSYIEGMNKGNLNELSVADKVDLTRATQAGYVGLSMRTRVGFGPNGADPDYRPTNITSRRIFTNSTMIIQSGGQYDEGTTVVSRTVHYGSPNAAEKRAYTVVLRSLAALSSLAAPATLPAAHADPLARAPLWAHKQDYAPPTGHGVGAALNRREDPVVIDYRQDTNLHYFREGYFINSEPSWQEPNKFGVKLGNVLEVISKPGGYLGFREVTLVPYEPKLIDKNLLTDYEINWLNAYNEKIRKTVGPELQLQGLTSVYYWMMNKTVHIDSPRHKPSVNCAISHTAAVGAMAIVMVTIMQ, encoded by the exons ATGCCGTCGACGACGCCGAAGCCGGTCAACGTGTCGCAGGTCCCCATCACCATCATCATGAACCAGGAGCCGCCGTCAGCGGGCCCCGCGCCGCAAGTCTGCGCCGAGGCCAACGCCGTCGACACGCCCCTGGGGAGACTCCGCCAGGCCATGAGGAACATCAGCTATACTCAAATGAACGCCTTCTTCGAcgcctttatcatattttacagCGACGAACATCtg AGCGAGGAGCCGGCTGCGGCGGAGCGTCGTCTGGAGTGGGTGAGCGGGTGGGACGGCGCGGGCACGGCGGCTGTGCTGGCGGACGGCGGCGCGGCGATCTGGGTGGCGGCGGGCGACGTGCGCCGCGCCCGCGACGCACTTACATGCGCCTGGCTCGTCATCGACGCTGACGACCCCAGCCAGCCCACTATCACGGAGTGGATCGCT GAACGGCCATCCCGCAACGGTCGCGTGGGCGGAGATGCGCGGCTGACGTCCATCGGTGAGTGGCAGACGCTCACCACGAGCCTGCAGCGCGAGGGGCTGCAGCTCACACATGTACCGACCCTGGTCGACCAGCTGTGGAACGACGAGACCGACCCTGCCCGCCGCCGCCCCGAGTTCACGAGGAAGGTCGCCGACCTGCATCATGTGGAATATACAG GAATGTCATGGCGCGAGAAAGTTTGGGCGGTGCGGAACGAGCTTCGCGAGATAGGGGTTGACGCCATGGTGGTGACGGCTCTGGACGAGGTGGCATGGCTCCTCAACATCCGGGGGAAGGACATCCCCTTCGCCCCCCTGTTCAAGGCCTTCGTCATCATCAGCACGCGAGACATCCGCGTGTACGCGCCGCCCGGGAAACTCTCCATGCCGGTCCGAGATGAGTTGGCCGTATACAACTGTTTCGCCAACTCCAATAATTGTACCAA AGTTAACGAGTACACAACAATATACGCGGACCTCCGACGTGCGACCGAGTCCAAGATCCTGATTCCGATAGGAGGGACGTTCCAGCGCGGGGCCTCCGCCGCCATCGCTCTCAGCGTGCCCCAGGCCAAGAGAGTGCCCCAAGCCTCGCCCATCATATACCTCAAGGCCCAGAAGAACCAGGCCGAGATCAAGGGCATGAAGCGAGCGCACCTGCGGGACGCCGTCGCCATGTGCACCGTGCTCAGTTATATAGAGGGCATG AACAAAGGCAATTTAAACGAGCTGTCAGTGGCGGACAAAGTTGACCTGACACGGGCGACGCAGGCGGGCTACGTGGGTCTGTCGATGCGCACGCGCGTGGGCTTCGGGCCCAACGGCGCGGACCCCGACTACCGCCCCACCAACATCACCAGCCGCCGCATATTCACCAACTCCACCATGATCATACAGTCGGGAGGGCAATATGATG AAGGTACAACGGTCGTCTCCCGTACGGTGCACTACGGTTCCCCGAACGCCGCGGAAAAGCGTGCATACACGGTGGTGCTACGGTCGCTCGCCGCATTGAGTTCCCTGGCCGCGCCCGCCACGCTGCCCGCCGCGCACGCCGACCCGCTGGCACGGGCGCCGCTCTGGGCACACAAGCAGGACTACGCCCCGCCTACTGGACATGGTGTTGGCGCCGCGCTTAATAGACGAGAGG ACCCGGTTGTAATAGACTACAGGCAGGACACAAATCTCCACTACTTTAGGGaaggatattttataaacagcG AACCATCCTGGCAGGAGCCGAACAAGTTTGGTGTGAAACTGGGCAATGTCCTGGAGGTAATCTCCAAACCTGGCGGCTACTTGGGTTTCCGGGAGGTGACCCTCGTTCCTTACGAACCTAAACTTATTGATAAGAATTTACTTACGGATTATGAG ATAAACTGGTTGAACGCTTACAACGAGAAGATCCGGAAGACCGTGGGTCCCGAGCTGCAGCTGCAGGGGCTCACCAGCGTCTACTACTGGATGATGAACAAGACCGTACACATCGACTCCCCCAGACACAAGCCGAGCGTCAACTGCGCGATCTCGCATACGGCGGCCGTCGGCGCTATGGCGATTGTCATGGTTACGATcatgcaataa